From one Lycium ferocissimum isolate CSIRO_LF1 chromosome 5, AGI_CSIRO_Lferr_CH_V1, whole genome shotgun sequence genomic stretch:
- the LOC132056707 gene encoding uncharacterized protein LOC132056707, with the protein MGIEKGYVNEIPKENRYPNVQRVFKVSKELKCCYIAHYSSTNWRQVTSSLVKLLRHKRKNFNPFILKGLRHMYMSLHIEDETTYIYFSGCISIKPFDIFVFSYIVMIQSKIVIIT; encoded by the exons ATGGGAATAGAGAAGGGCTATGTGAACGAAATTCCCAAAG AAAACAGATATCCAAATGTGCAGCGGGTGTTTAAGGTTTCTAAG GAATTGAAGTGTTGTTATATAGCCCATTATAGCTCAACAAATTGGAGGCAGGTAACTTCATCATTAGTCAA GTTGCTCCGTCACAAGAGAAAAAATTTCAATCCTTTCATCCTCAAAGGTCTCCGTCACATGTACATGAGTCTTCATATAGAAGATGAAACGACTTACATTTACTTCAGCGGATGTATTTCTATAAAGCCCTTTGATATATTTGTATTCTCATATATTGTCATGATTCAATCAAAGATAGTTATTATAACGTAA